One genomic region from Sphingobacterium multivorum encodes:
- the ilvB gene encoding biosynthetic-type acetolactate synthase large subunit: MSTLEITENKAATTQHTPTQISGSKAVLEALLSEGVDTVFGYPGGAIMPIYDALYDYTDRLKHILVRHEQGGIHAAQGYARTSGRTGVVFATSGPGATNLVTGLADAMIDSNPIVCVTGQVFASLLGTDAFQETDVINITAPVTKWNYQVTDATEIPAALAKAFYIASTGRPGPVLIDITKNAQLQLFDYFGYEKCNHVRSYRPAPQVRKEYVEQAAALINSAKKPFVLFGQGIILGKAEEEFKAFIEKTGIPSAATVMGLSALPTDHKLHVGMLGMHGNYAPNVMTNECDVLIAIGMRFDDRVTGRLDKYAKQAKVIHLDIDPAEIDKNVQTTVPVWGDCKESLPMLTELVNAADHSAWLEQFRELEKEEIKEVIQNELHPQTDIMTMGEVIHVLNELTGGDAIITTDVGQHQMVTCRYAKFNNSKSNVTSGGLGTMGFGLPAAIGAWYGAPEKTVVAIIGDGGIQMTIQELGTIMQFGAKVKIMILNNEFLGMVRQWQQLFHDKRYSFVNITSPDFVAVAKGYYIDGQKISERKDLRNALKTMIDHDGAYLLEVMVGKENNVFPMVAQGTSVSEIRLK, from the coding sequence ATGAGTACACTGGAAATAACAGAAAATAAGGCCGCTACAACGCAGCACACTCCGACACAAATTTCGGGATCGAAAGCTGTATTGGAGGCCTTATTGAGCGAAGGAGTTGATACCGTATTTGGTTATCCTGGAGGGGCAATTATGCCAATCTATGATGCCCTTTATGATTATACGGATCGTCTGAAGCATATTTTAGTGCGCCATGAACAAGGTGGAATCCACGCGGCGCAAGGTTATGCAAGAACTTCAGGTCGTACTGGTGTCGTCTTTGCGACAAGTGGCCCTGGAGCAACAAATCTGGTTACTGGACTGGCTGATGCCATGATTGACAGCAATCCTATTGTCTGTGTCACAGGCCAGGTATTTGCTTCACTATTGGGGACAGATGCATTTCAAGAAACAGATGTCATCAATATCACTGCTCCGGTCACCAAATGGAACTACCAAGTCACTGACGCAACTGAAATTCCAGCTGCACTCGCGAAAGCATTTTATATTGCCAGCACAGGTCGTCCAGGACCAGTATTGATCGATATCACCAAAAATGCACAGCTACAATTGTTCGATTACTTCGGTTATGAAAAATGCAATCATGTACGCAGTTACAGACCTGCACCACAAGTTCGCAAGGAATATGTTGAACAAGCAGCAGCCTTAATCAACAGCGCAAAAAAACCGTTTGTTCTTTTTGGGCAGGGCATCATTCTGGGAAAAGCAGAGGAAGAATTCAAAGCTTTTATCGAAAAAACTGGGATTCCTTCAGCAGCAACCGTAATGGGATTAAGTGCACTTCCAACGGATCATAAACTTCACGTCGGGATGTTAGGTATGCACGGTAACTATGCGCCAAATGTCATGACCAATGAATGTGACGTCCTAATTGCCATCGGTATGCGTTTCGATGACCGTGTAACAGGTCGTTTGGATAAATATGCCAAACAGGCAAAAGTAATCCATTTGGACATCGACCCGGCAGAGATTGACAAAAACGTACAGACAACCGTACCGGTATGGGGCGACTGTAAGGAATCACTTCCTATGCTAACGGAATTGGTAAACGCCGCAGATCACTCCGCTTGGTTGGAACAATTCCGTGAACTTGAAAAAGAAGAAATCAAGGAAGTCATCCAAAACGAACTTCACCCACAAACCGATATTATGACCATGGGTGAGGTCATCCATGTGTTGAATGAATTGACAGGTGGTGATGCGATCATTACAACGGACGTAGGCCAACACCAAATGGTGACTTGTCGCTATGCTAAATTCAACAACAGCAAATCGAATGTAACCTCCGGGGGGTTAGGAACGATGGGCTTTGGTCTTCCGGCAGCAATCGGTGCCTGGTATGGCGCGCCAGAGAAAACTGTCGTAGCAATCATCGGTGATGGTGGTATACAAATGACGATCCAGGAGCTGGGAACAATTATGCAATTTGGTGCAAAAGTCAAAATCATGATCCTCAACAATGAGTTTTTGGGCATGGTACGCCAGTGGCAGCAATTATTTCATGACAAACGTTATTCATTCGTGAATATCACGAGTCCTGACTTCGTTGCTGTTGCGAAAGGCTATTACATCGATGGACAAAAGATTTCGGAACGTAAAGACTTACGTAATGCACTGAAAACCATGATTGATCACGACGGAGCATATCTATTGGAAGTGATGGTAGGTAAGGAAAACAATGTATTTCCAATGGTTGCACAAGGAACATCGGTATCTGAGATACGTTTAAAGTAG
- the atpC gene encoding ATP synthase F1 subunit epsilon, with amino-acid sequence MKLTIITPDKLAFEGEVTSVTVPGTAGSFQILKDHAAIVSTLEDGKVIIQQGKGEQEVFIKGGVVEAKDNVITVLAEGIIGD; translated from the coding sequence ATGAAATTAACAATTATCACTCCAGACAAATTAGCATTCGAAGGCGAAGTAACTTCGGTTACTGTACCGGGCACTGCGGGTTCTTTTCAAATTTTGAAAGACCACGCTGCCATCGTGTCTACTTTGGAAGATGGAAAAGTAATTATTCAACAAGGTAAAGGTGAACAAGAAGTGTTCATTAAAGGTGGTGTTGTGGAAGCAAAAGACAATGTCATTACCGTACTTGCTGAAGGAATTATCGGAGATTAA
- the leuC gene encoding 3-isopropylmalate dehydratase large subunit, producing MSKTLVEKIWDAHVVKREEGFPDIIYIDTHLIHEVTSPQAFDGLRKRGIPVFRPKQTVATADHNVPTLNQHLPIKEELSRYQVDMLTKNCAEFGIELYGLGHPYQGIVHVIGPELGITLPGKTMVCGDSHTSTHGAFGAIAFGIGTSQVEQVFATQCLLQSKPKTMKIEVNGTLQKGVGAKDIILYIISKISAAGGTGYFIEYAGSAIRSLSMEARMTICNMSIEMGARGGLIAPDQITFDYVEGREFAPKGEEWDQALAYWKTLYSDEDAIFDKVLTFDAADIAPMITYGTNPGMGMGIAEHIPATSAQPESERPSYQKALDYMGFKDDSTVLGNRVDYVFIGSCTNSRIEDLREVASFVKGKQKAQDVEVWIVPGSKQVEKQAKEEGLDKIFEAAGFQLREPGCSACLGMNEDKIPAGKYCVSTSNRNFEGRQGPNARTMLVSPLTAAAAAVTGKVTDVRELI from the coding sequence ATGTCAAAAACATTAGTAGAAAAGATTTGGGATGCGCACGTCGTCAAGCGTGAAGAAGGGTTTCCTGATATTATATATATCGACACCCACTTGATTCATGAAGTTACTTCACCTCAAGCTTTCGATGGCTTGCGTAAAAGAGGAATCCCAGTTTTTCGTCCAAAGCAAACGGTAGCTACTGCCGACCACAACGTACCGACACTCAATCAACATTTACCGATCAAAGAAGAGCTATCCCGTTATCAAGTTGATATGCTCACCAAAAATTGCGCTGAATTTGGCATTGAATTATATGGTTTGGGGCATCCATACCAAGGGATTGTACACGTTATTGGTCCGGAGCTGGGTATCACCCTACCAGGTAAAACGATGGTCTGCGGCGATAGTCATACCTCAACACATGGTGCTTTTGGAGCTATTGCTTTTGGTATTGGAACCTCTCAGGTTGAACAGGTCTTCGCAACACAATGTTTGTTGCAGTCGAAGCCAAAAACAATGAAAATTGAAGTCAACGGTACCCTTCAAAAAGGTGTTGGAGCAAAAGATATCATCCTATATATCATCTCTAAAATCTCTGCTGCGGGCGGTACAGGTTACTTTATTGAATATGCTGGTTCAGCAATCCGTTCATTAAGCATGGAAGCACGTATGACCATTTGTAACATGAGTATCGAAATGGGTGCACGTGGAGGCTTAATCGCTCCGGATCAGATCACTTTCGACTATGTAGAAGGCCGTGAATTCGCACCGAAAGGTGAGGAATGGGATCAAGCCTTAGCATACTGGAAAACATTGTATTCTGACGAAGATGCCATCTTTGATAAAGTGTTGACTTTCGATGCCGCAGATATTGCACCAATGATTACCTACGGTACTAATCCGGGTATGGGTATGGGTATCGCGGAACATATTCCAGCCACTAGTGCACAACCGGAATCAGAAAGACCATCATACCAAAAAGCATTGGATTACATGGGCTTTAAAGATGACTCAACAGTACTAGGCAATCGTGTTGATTATGTGTTCATCGGAAGTTGTACCAATTCCCGTATTGAAGATTTACGTGAAGTAGCTTCATTTGTTAAAGGCAAGCAAAAAGCACAAGACGTTGAAGTATGGATTGTACCGGGCTCAAAACAAGTAGAAAAACAGGCTAAAGAAGAAGGCTTGGATAAAATATTTGAAGCAGCAGGATTCCAGCTGCGTGAACCAGGATGTTCGGCATGTTTAGGTATGAACGAAGATAAAATCCCTGCTGGTAAATATTGTGTATCGACTTCAAATAGAAATTTCGAAGGACGTCAGGGACCGAATGCCCGCACCATGCTGGTATCACCTTTGACAGCAGCAGCTGCGGCAGTAACAGGTAAAGTAACAGATGTAAGAGAGTTGATCTAA
- a CDS encoding DinB family protein, with protein MQETFKFILKSRQKFIELLDGLSLEQLNKIPSGFNNNIIWNFAHIVVSTQTLVYVRTGIKTDTTWVKYNEDYKKDTKPTRFVEQAEVDELKEIAIHSIEQIAADYENGVFGEITSFSTATYGYPMDTIEEVIALTSGHDNVHFGYAMAQRRLVQ; from the coding sequence ATGCAAGAGACATTTAAATTTATCTTAAAGTCACGTCAAAAATTCATTGAATTACTTGACGGTCTTTCGCTTGAACAGCTTAACAAAATTCCCTCGGGATTTAACAACAATATCATCTGGAATTTTGCCCACATTGTCGTCAGTACACAGACCTTAGTCTATGTCCGTACAGGTATTAAAACCGATACGACTTGGGTAAAATATAACGAAGATTATAAAAAAGACACTAAGCCAACCCGCTTTGTCGAACAAGCCGAGGTTGACGAATTGAAAGAAATCGCAATCCACAGTATTGAGCAAATTGCTGCAGACTATGAAAACGGTGTTTTCGGAGAAATCACCTCCTTCTCAACAGCAACCTATGGCTATCCAATGGATACCATTGAAGAAGTTATTGCCCTGACATCAGGTCACGATAACGTTCATTTCGGTTACGCCATGGCGCAACGCAGATTAGTACAATAA
- the leuD gene encoding 3-isopropylmalate dehydratase small subunit, with amino-acid sequence MKKFETLTSQVVPLPIENIDTDQIIPARFLKATTREGFGDNLFRDWRFDTNNQPKTDFVLNNPTYTGKILVAGKNFGCGSSREHAAWAIQDYGFDVVISSFFADIFKGNALNNGVLPIQVPEEFLAKIFELVHQNPTTTIIVDLEKQTVMLTETGDQFEFEINPYKKSCLINGYDDIDFILNQKDSIEAFEANRQW; translated from the coding sequence ATGAAAAAATTTGAAACTTTAACGTCCCAGGTAGTCCCGCTACCTATCGAAAATATTGATACCGATCAAATTATTCCCGCACGCTTTCTAAAAGCGACCACGCGTGAAGGTTTTGGTGATAATCTATTCCGCGACTGGCGTTTTGACACAAACAATCAGCCCAAAACTGACTTTGTATTGAACAACCCGACCTATACAGGGAAAATATTGGTTGCCGGTAAAAACTTTGGCTGTGGCTCAAGCCGCGAGCATGCCGCATGGGCTATTCAAGACTATGGCTTTGATGTGGTCATCAGCTCATTCTTTGCCGATATATTCAAAGGAAATGCTCTCAACAATGGTGTATTACCGATTCAGGTACCCGAAGAGTTTTTGGCAAAAATTTTCGAATTGGTGCACCAAAATCCGACAACGACGATTATCGTTGATCTTGAAAAACAAACAGTCATGTTGACAGAGACGGGCGATCAATTTGAGTTTGAAATCAATCCATACAAAAAATCATGTTTGATCAATGGTTATGATGACATTGATTTTATCCTTAACCAAAAAGATTCAATTGAAGCATTTGAAGCAAACAGACAATGGTAG
- the ilvC gene encoding ketol-acid reductoisomerase produces MANYFNTLPLREQLEQLSHAEFMDNTEFTDGVNALKGKKIVIVGCGAQGLNQGLNLRDSGLDVSYALRKEAIEQKRDSWKNATDNNFNVGTYEELIPSADLVINLTPDKQHTSVINAVMPLMKEGATLSYSHGFNIVEEGMQIRKDITVIMVAPKCPGSEVRAEYLRGFGVPTLIAVHPENDPQGKGWAEAKAYCVGTGGHKAGVLKSSFVAEVKSDLMGEQTILCGLLQTGSILSFDKMIEKGIEAGYASKLVQYGVEVITEALKHGGVSGMMDRLSNPAKVKAFEISEELKDIMRPLFQKHQDDIMSGHFSKTMMEDWANGDANLLKWRAETGETAFEKTPAGDVKINEQEYFDNYTLMVAFIRAGVELAFETMVEAGIKPESAYYESLHETPLIANTIARKKLFEMNRVISDTAEYGCYLFDQACKPLLADFMKTVDTDLVGKNFNEGRDAAVDNAQLVAINEILRDHPVEIVGRKLRKAMTAMKAIKTV; encoded by the coding sequence ATGGCAAATTATTTCAACACCTTACCGCTTAGAGAGCAGTTAGAACAATTGAGTCACGCTGAATTCATGGATAACACTGAATTCACGGACGGTGTAAACGCTTTAAAAGGTAAAAAAATCGTAATCGTAGGATGTGGTGCACAAGGCTTGAACCAAGGTTTAAACCTAAGAGATAGCGGACTGGACGTTTCTTATGCTTTGCGTAAAGAAGCTATTGAACAAAAAAGAGATTCTTGGAAAAATGCTACGGACAACAACTTTAACGTAGGCACTTATGAAGAATTGATCCCATCTGCGGATTTAGTTATCAACTTGACGCCAGATAAACAACATACGTCAGTAATCAACGCTGTCATGCCGTTGATGAAAGAAGGCGCTACATTGTCGTATTCACACGGTTTTAATATCGTTGAAGAAGGAATGCAGATCCGTAAAGATATTACTGTCATCATGGTTGCTCCAAAATGTCCGGGTTCTGAGGTTCGTGCAGAATACCTACGTGGTTTTGGTGTTCCTACCTTGATCGCTGTACACCCGGAAAATGATCCACAAGGAAAAGGCTGGGCTGAAGCAAAAGCATACTGTGTAGGAACAGGTGGACACAAAGCCGGTGTATTGAAATCTTCATTTGTAGCCGAGGTAAAATCAGATTTGATGGGTGAGCAAACGATTCTTTGTGGATTGTTGCAAACAGGTTCAATATTATCCTTCGACAAAATGATCGAGAAAGGCATCGAAGCTGGTTATGCGTCCAAATTGGTACAATATGGCGTGGAAGTAATTACAGAAGCCTTGAAACACGGTGGTGTGAGCGGAATGATGGACCGTTTGAGCAATCCAGCAAAAGTAAAAGCGTTTGAGATCTCTGAAGAATTGAAGGATATTATGCGTCCATTATTCCAAAAACATCAAGATGATATCATGTCAGGTCACTTTAGCAAAACCATGATGGAAGATTGGGCAAATGGTGATGCGAATCTGTTGAAATGGAGAGCTGAAACTGGTGAAACTGCATTTGAGAAAACACCGGCTGGGGATGTTAAAATCAACGAACAAGAATACTTCGACAACTATACACTGATGGTTGCTTTCATCCGTGCAGGTGTTGAATTGGCATTCGAAACAATGGTTGAAGCAGGTATCAAGCCAGAATCAGCATATTATGAATCATTGCACGAAACACCGTTGATCGCTAACACAATCGCTCGCAAGAAATTGTTCGAAATGAACCGTGTTATCTCTGATACAGCAGAATATGGTTGTTACCTATTCGACCAAGCTTGCAAACCTTTGTTGGCCGACTTCATGAAAACTGTCGATACTGACCTCGTCGGTAAAAACTTCAACGAGGGTAGAGACGCTGCAGTTGATAACGCACAATTGGTTGCCATCAATGAAATTCTGCGCGATCACCCTGTAGAAATCGTTGGTCGCAAATTGCGTAAGGCGATGACTGCAATGAAAGCAATCAAAACTGTTTAG
- the ilvN gene encoding acetolactate synthase small subunit, protein MEKQEYTITLYTENSIGLIGRISTIFSRRKINIESLNTSPSEVEGIHRFTIVITEAEDVLRKLCRQLEKQIDILKAYYNTNDEVIWQEQALYKVPADVVNEKVYVERLLRQYGANVVVIRNDYIVFETAGHREEIDKLTEELTKYGLIEFVRGARIAIIKDSAGFHSKLVQFEAKEPSMEIVENEYLDKRDDVFTM, encoded by the coding sequence ATGGAAAAACAAGAATATACCATCACCCTATATACAGAGAATTCAATCGGTCTTATCGGTCGGATCTCAACAATCTTTTCAAGAAGAAAAATCAATATTGAAAGCTTGAATACTTCCCCTTCTGAAGTAGAAGGAATACATCGTTTTACCATCGTAATCACGGAGGCTGAAGATGTTCTGCGTAAACTTTGTCGTCAACTGGAAAAACAGATTGATATCCTCAAGGCCTATTATAACACCAATGATGAAGTGATCTGGCAAGAACAGGCGCTGTATAAAGTACCGGCGGATGTTGTCAATGAAAAAGTATATGTAGAACGTTTGTTGCGTCAATACGGTGCCAATGTGGTTGTGATCCGCAACGACTACATCGTCTTTGAAACCGCCGGTCACCGTGAGGAGATCGATAAATTGACAGAAGAATTGACCAAATATGGTTTGATCGAATTCGTCCGTGGCGCACGTATCGCTATCATTAAAGACAGTGCGGGTTTCCACTCTAAGTTGGTTCAGTTTGAAGCCAAGGAACCATCGATGGAAATTGTGGAGAACGAATATCTCGATAAAAGAGATGATGTATTTACGATGTAA
- a CDS encoding branched-chain amino acid transaminase, with the protein MKYYDKNTLIYLDGAFVKASEAALDPFAQSLHYGYAVFDGLRAYNTHNGPRIFKADKHFDRLKKSCEAVNIPYRWSNRELIDICYELLANNNLREAYIRPLVLTGSNMHLTSSTEATLMMAAWEWGPYLGQNLLKVCISDIKRPNPKSFKIDSKISGQYVNSILATTEAIRKGYDEALMLDHEGYVAQASSENIFIEKDFKIYTPPAKNIFPGITRQTVKNICKKLNFEVIEKQLTVEDIYTADSAFLCGTAAEIIGIKQVDDVIYKEGWEHSIGASIQRRYKNLVLENENYEVII; encoded by the coding sequence ATGAAATATTACGACAAAAACACATTGATTTATTTGGACGGAGCTTTCGTAAAAGCTTCGGAAGCGGCATTGGATCCCTTTGCTCAATCGCTACATTATGGATATGCGGTATTCGATGGTTTACGTGCGTATAACACCCACAATGGACCACGTATCTTTAAGGCTGACAAGCATTTCGACCGTTTAAAGAAATCATGTGAAGCGGTTAATATTCCTTATCGTTGGAGCAATAGAGAACTGATCGACATCTGTTATGAGCTCTTGGCTAACAACAACCTTCGAGAAGCCTATATCCGTCCATTGGTATTGACCGGTTCAAATATGCACTTAACCTCATCCACCGAAGCGACCCTCATGATGGCAGCTTGGGAATGGGGGCCATATCTTGGTCAGAACCTATTAAAGGTATGTATCTCTGATATCAAAAGACCTAATCCAAAGTCGTTTAAAATTGACTCGAAGATCTCTGGGCAATATGTAAACTCCATCCTTGCGACAACAGAAGCAATCAGAAAGGGTTACGACGAAGCTTTAATGCTCGACCACGAAGGCTACGTTGCCCAAGCATCCAGTGAAAATATTTTCATCGAAAAGGATTTCAAAATCTATACGCCGCCAGCGAAGAATATCTTTCCGGGTATTACACGCCAGACGGTAAAAAACATTTGTAAAAAATTGAACTTCGAAGTCATTGAAAAGCAATTGACGGTAGAAGATATTTACACCGCTGACAGCGCTTTCTTATGTGGGACTGCGGCAGAAATTATCGGCATCAAACAGGTCGATGATGTCATCTACAAAGAAGGCTGGGAACACAGCATAGGTGCATCGATTCAAAGAAGATATAAAAATTTAGTATTAGAGAACGAAAACTATGAAGTCATCATCTAA
- the ilvD gene encoding dihydroxy-acid dehydratase, with the protein MKSSSNGENAMNKYSRTFTQDETQPAAKAMLYGIGLTDADMDKAQVGIASMGYDGNTCNMHLNDLAQIVKKGVWNNDLVGLTFGTIGVSDGMSNGTDGMRYSLVSRDVIADSIETICGGQYYDGLISIPGCDKNMPGAIMAMARLDRPSLMVYGGTIAPGHYKGEELNIVSAFEALGQRICGNLSDEDYEGIIKHTCPGAGACGGMYTANTMASAIEALGMSLPYSSSNPAISEEKKNECLEAGKHIRTLLEKDIKPSDIMTRKAFENALRTIVILGGSTNAVLHFIAIGKAVGVDITQDDFQRMSDETPVLADFKPSGKYLMQDLQQYGGTPAVMKYLLNEGLLHGDCITVTGKTVAENLADVKSIMEYDQPIIKPLSDPIKATGHLQILYGNLAEKGSVAKISGKEGEKFTGPARVFDGEHDLVAGIASGRIKPGDVVVIKNEGPVGAPGMPEMLKPTSLIIGAGLGKSVALITDGRFSGGTHGFVVGHITPESYKGGLIGLVNDDDIIEIDAVNNSINVLLSDEEIAQRRAAWVQPALKVNKGVLYKYAKTVADASEGCVTDL; encoded by the coding sequence ATGAAGTCATCATCTAACGGCGAAAACGCAATGAACAAATACAGCCGTACATTTACACAAGACGAAACACAACCTGCTGCAAAAGCAATGCTTTATGGCATCGGTCTTACGGATGCCGACATGGACAAAGCACAGGTCGGTATTGCCAGCATGGGATATGATGGTAATACGTGTAATATGCACTTAAATGATTTGGCACAAATCGTCAAGAAGGGCGTTTGGAACAATGATTTAGTGGGGTTGACCTTTGGAACCATTGGCGTCAGTGACGGTATGAGCAATGGTACCGATGGAATGCGTTATTCGTTGGTAAGCCGTGATGTGATCGCTGATAGTATCGAAACGATCTGTGGCGGACAATATTATGATGGCTTGATCTCTATTCCCGGCTGTGATAAAAACATGCCTGGTGCGATTATGGCAATGGCACGTTTGGACCGCCCCTCTCTAATGGTATATGGCGGCACCATCGCTCCAGGCCACTATAAAGGGGAAGAATTAAACATTGTGTCTGCATTTGAAGCATTGGGACAACGCATCTGTGGCAATCTTTCCGATGAAGACTATGAAGGCATTATCAAACATACCTGCCCTGGTGCTGGTGCTTGTGGCGGTATGTATACGGCAAATACCATGGCTTCTGCCATTGAAGCTTTGGGCATGAGCTTACCCTACTCTTCTTCCAACCCAGCGATCTCGGAAGAAAAGAAAAATGAATGTTTAGAAGCAGGAAAACACATCCGCACGCTGCTTGAGAAAGATATCAAACCCTCTGATATCATGACGCGGAAAGCATTTGAAAACGCGCTACGTACCATTGTTATCTTGGGCGGTAGTACCAATGCGGTACTTCACTTTATTGCAATAGGTAAAGCCGTAGGTGTCGACATCACGCAAGACGACTTCCAACGCATGAGCGATGAAACTCCTGTATTAGCTGACTTTAAACCGTCTGGAAAATACTTAATGCAGGATCTTCAGCAATACGGCGGAACTCCGGCTGTCATGAAATATCTTTTAAATGAAGGATTACTTCATGGTGACTGTATTACAGTAACTGGAAAGACCGTTGCTGAGAACTTGGCTGATGTGAAATCAATCATGGAATATGATCAACCGATTATCAAACCCTTGAGCGATCCAATCAAAGCGACAGGACACTTACAGATTCTTTACGGGAACTTAGCAGAGAAAGGTTCTGTTGCCAAGATCTCCGGTAAAGAAGGTGAAAAATTCACTGGTCCTGCACGGGTATTTGATGGTGAACATGATTTGGTAGCTGGTATTGCTTCTGGGCGAATCAAACCAGGCGATGTGGTCGTGATCAAAAATGAAGGTCCTGTTGGCGCTCCAGGTATGCCTGAAATGCTTAAACCAACCTCCTTGATTATTGGTGCCGGCTTGGGTAAATCTGTTGCATTAATCACCGATGGCCGTTTCTCAGGAGGTACACATGGTTTTGTCGTTGGACATATCACACCAGAATCTTACAAAGGCGGATTGATCGGCCTGGTAAATGACGATGATATCATCGAGATCGATGCCGTCAACAACAGCATCAACGTACTTCTTTCGGATGAAGAGATTGCGCAACGTCGTGCAGCTTGGGTGCAACCAGCGTTAAAAGTTAACAAAGGAGTTTTATACAAATACGCTAAAACTGTTGCCGATGCCTCAGAAGGCTGTGTAACAGACTTATAG